The Methanolacinia paynteri genomic sequence AAAGGCTGTTAATGCTAATACGGGTAAGGAGTGCCATCTTGATGCCCATATCGTAGAGCATGCACTCGAGCATCTCCCCCTCGATGAGATTGACATCCTTTTTATTGAAAATGTCGGAAACATGGTGTGCCCAACCGATTTCGCCCTCGGTGCAGAGAAACGTATAGTGGTTGTGAGCACGACAGAGGGCGACGATGTCGTCAACAAACATCCCATGATGTTTCGCGGGTGCGATATCGCTGTAATCAACAAGGTGGATCTGGCGGAATACGTCGGATGCAATGTCGAGAGAATGGTTGATGACATCGCGAAATATAATCCTGTAATGCCTGTATTTAAGACAAATCTTAAGACAGGGGACGGGATTTCGGAACTCACCGAAGAGATCCTGAAATGATCTCCATCCGGTGTTTTGCGGTGGAGTTAAATAACTAAAAATTGAATATATATAGCACTTCAGTTGACTGCGGGAAAAGCGTTATCAGCTTTTTCCTGTTGACGAGATAGTAATAGATATAGGTGTATCAATGCTTTGGCAAGGAAGATCCGTAAGGAAAGTAACGGGCGGTCGTGTCCGTCTCGTTCGTGGTAAGAGAAGAATTGAAGTAGGCAGGGCTCCGGCAGACACTCACATCGGCGAGGTTCGCTACAAGGTGATCAGGACCCATGGCGGAAACTACAAGATGAGGGCTCTTCGTGCACAGTTTGCAAGTGTTTCAAACCCGAAGACCGGCGAGACAAAGAAGGTTATGATTGAGACCGTGGTCGAAAACCCGGCAAACCCGAACTACGTCCGTCGTAACCTTTTGACGAAGGGCGCAATCATCAAGACAGAGCTTGGAAATGCAAGGATCCTGTCAAGGCCCGGCCAGGACGGCACAATCAATGCCGTTCTGACTGAATAATTTTTTTGTGTCGTTTTTCTTTTATCAATTTTAAATTCTGTACGTGCTCGAAACATACGTTTCATGAACGTTTCATCGTAAAATCACTTCGTGATTTATCCTCAAAACAGTACAGGAATCATTCGATTCCTGCACATTTTTATAGGAACCAAACAATTCTGTACTTATGCGTAGAGTATACTTCCGCTTTCCTCTCAGGTGTGATCTTGATTTTGTGGCAGAAGAGCCTTTTATGACTGTCATCAGCAGAATCGGATCTTTCGACGGAGAACACATAACGAAAAAAGTCGGGGACGAACTGGTAAAACTCGATCTGCAGGTTTTTGTTGCAAAGGATAAGACGGGTTTCGATAAGATTGAAAATATTCCCGGATTCTATGACACGACAACTGATACTGTGGATTTCAGGATTATGTTCAACGAGACG encodes the following:
- the hypB gene encoding hydrogenase nickel incorporation protein HypB, with protein sequence MHHVDVSIEKDIFEANNRLAHKNHHLLKDHGIRGFDLLGAIGSGKTSLIERIVPELVKRGLKTGAIAGDVWGDDDFQRIVATGAKAVNANTGKECHLDAHIVEHALEHLPLDEIDILFIENVGNMVCPTDFALGAEKRIVVVSTTEGDDVVNKHPMMFRGCDIAVINKVDLAEYVGCNVERMVDDIAKYNPVMPVFKTNLKTGDGISELTEEILK
- a CDS encoding 30S ribosomal protein S8e — protein: MLWQGRSVRKVTGGRVRLVRGKRRIEVGRAPADTHIGEVRYKVIRTHGGNYKMRALRAQFASVSNPKTGETKKVMIETVVENPANPNYVRRNLLTKGAIIKTELGNARILSRPGQDGTINAVLTE